The Fusarium keratoplasticum isolate Fu6.1 chromosome 4, whole genome shotgun sequence genome contains the following window.
TACTCGACGTTCGGAGGTGTATACTGCCGACTGCTATGTTTGGTGTTAGCTCGCAAGCCCATGATGTCCAAGATAATGGATATGTTGCAGGGCCAACTAACATGactcccctcctccacccccaACGTATTGGTTCTACTTGGCGCCCCCAAAGATCCAGTCAACGAATCGGTTCTGATTAGCCTAGTTGTACTTGCTATGTCTGTCATTGAGCAATTCGGCTCTGGACGAAAATACAGAGCCTGGCTTATATCTTGTTCATCATTGCCGGTTGCAAACGAAGCTCTTCTAGAAGAGTGACCGGGTTGTACGAGTGTCCCCCCTCGTGTAGTCGAAGCCTCAGTGGTAGCATCGGGGTTCGGCGTGGTTTCGCTTGTCAAGGAAGCCCCCTTGGTAGTGGCCTTGTGGTGCTGCTTGATACCAATAGGGCAGTCGAGATTAGCGGACAGTACGTGAGAGAGATGGACGGTTGTGTCGCTGAGACTTGACTCACTGCCGACCTCTAAAGCAGTCACTGCGAAAACAAGTAGCAGAAGAACTGGCATGATTTGGCCGAAGCCaaaggacaagatctttTTTGTGTCGGCCCCTtttgtgaggagaagacggcaCAAGTGGTAAGTATAGTGGCCAAACCAGATAGCAGGCAACAGCAACTGAAAAGAGATCGACCCAATGATTTCCCACAGCAAGATCGGAACGATGATATGGACGACTTTGAATAAGTTTGGCTTCTGTCTCAAAGTGTGGACTTTGCTCTGCTCCACAAAAGCTGCCTTCGTCCGTTTCTGAAGCAGGTAAGTGTTGACATCCACCCTCGTATCTCTACGGGAATAGATAAATTTCAAGACACCCGTTGTCCAGAATGTAGGTGTGAACTTGGTTTTGAGCGGCTTCAACTGTAGAATGGCGTTCAGGTAGGTAAGCGAGGCGCATAAAACGACAGTTACACTGCTGGCCACTGCGGTAGACGAGGGTTGTTCTTCGTATGTGCAGGTAAATGATGAATCAATATGATAGCGCCATGTACGGACTTCCTGGAAGAGGTTTATGAAGTACAGGACAAGAAACAATACCATGAGCCACAGCGAACGATTGCTTGGTGCTTGTGCTCGAGAAAGTACGGCTTGAGCACGGCCGATGTGGCAAGGTGAACGGTCGAGGAGATACAGATGAGGCGGTCGCCAACTTGGAAGGAAAACACTAACGGTTGGCAGATGCGTATATACATTGTAACGGCATAACATATGCCCGTCAGGAGGGTTTGGTCGCTAAGACTGAGGAGAAACGCTTGGTAGCCGAGGTCGTCTGGTGTCTCCTTTGGGAGCTTTGTAACCCATGTGGGAAGCTTCGATAAGAGTTTCTCATCGAGCCATGTATAAGAACAGTCAGGAATACCGCCTCTGACGACAGCAGCAATGGCAACAAGAAGTGCGAGGGTGGCTGTAGCGACAAAGGCTATGATAATTTGTGGATAGAATTATTAGAGATCAGACAATCTCAATAAGCAAAGCCTTAGCTCTATTCCATGCATATCAGGATCAACAACGTCCTCTGCTGTATCTGGACAAAGCGACTGGGTGCAGATCCCCATGATGAATACTAAGGAACTAGGTAATAGAATGATGCTTTTGAATATAAACAGGAGTCTAGGCGGAGTGTGACGGTTGGGAAAAGAGAATACGGTTGCGAGTTAGCCTATGCCTGGCCGTTTTCATGGGATGTGGCGAGATTTATGTCCAAAGGCCTGAAttcgccatcatggctacACCTTGGTGAGTTTATCCCAACCCTACAAGGCGGCAGTGTGTAGGTCATCAACCTATCAGCAATGATGATGCCAGAGCCTGCTTCGCCAAGCCCCTGAAGAGAGACATGTATCCCTCCCGGATATGAAAAGAGAGGGTTGAGGGGGGCTCAAACTGAGCAGCTCGGGGATAGTTGGCCCGAGCTGCTGAGTTCGAGCCCCCCTAGCAGTCACCACTTTTGCCTTGGACTCGAGATGGTGTTTGTCATGCTACTGTCCTGTTCGATTCCTCCCCCTTCACCATGGGAGCCTATACTTGAGATTCACAACCGATCAAGCCTTTAAGATTCAAttgaaaaaaagaagaagaaaaagagaagagtgAGGCCGTTTAGGGTTTGCTGCGGAGAATATGGTGCTAGGGGAGGGGGAGCGATACAAGGGAGCAGAGACTCGACCAGGGAACACTGTGACCTGCGTTCATTGCTGCGAAATTGTGCAACGATACAATGTCTTGGGTGTTAACCACTCGACCAGGGAGGACACTCTTCGGCAGCGGATTTAAAAGGGAAAGTGTTGAATTTGGTGATAAGACTTCATCACTGACACTGGCATCCAGGTGTTGAACACTTGGTGGTTGGTTAGTGAGAGCCAATCAGTGGACTAGCCAATCAGCTGCGCTTCCGTTCCCCACGCGCTAGTTTGCCGCCCCGGTCGGTATCAGCCGCAACTCGGCTCTCCGACGTCAGTTGCTCAGCTTCAGCGTGACCAAACCGCCCAGGCGCATATCAATCCAACTCTTCAACAAGGGTCACGACTCGATACATCGCAGCCTGTCTGCCGTACTGCCCACCATGGACTCAGCGCCTACAGAGCTCGCGTCCACCATCCAGTCCGCGCACATCAAGCGCCACCCGGACGCGGCCCTCGACGTCAACCCGCCCACAGCCGCCTCGACGAGAGAGCCCGTGATACtgcagagcctcaagcacggcagcgacgacggcatcgacgaggacgaggaggatatCCCATACAGCGTTCTCCGCCCACAGCCGCGGCGCTACAACCTCCCTCCGCTGCCGGATCTGCGCTTCGAGCAGAGCTATCTCCggagcatctccaaggcgGATACATGGTGGAAGGTGGCGCTCATCACGACGAGGGATCAGGTACGGTGTGCCCAGCTATGTGGGAGGTCTGTTTACTGATTGTGGCGACAGATTCTGGTTCCCTTGACACAGGGTTTGTTGTACAACTTGTTCCTCTGCGGCTGGCAATATTGGAACAGGAATGCTCGACTACACGGCAACACATTAGGTGCCCGGgtgcggcggtggtggtggggaGTGAATAACTGGAAGATTCACTGATGCAAATCAATATCGTTATGAGAACCTGACACAGTAGCTCATATCCCAGACGTGGGCGAGATGCATACAGATGCCGAGCAGAGTCAATTTAAGACCTCGAAGGCCAAAGAAGGGACAATAAAAATAATGCATAATATTGATGAATGACAGCTGATGGGGTGTTCCATCACAACCGTGATTCCACAAACTTACTATTACTTGGTCCTCACCTAGGAATCCGTACAGGCAACCCAAAAGATGAATGAATTATGTGTTTATTTCCTTTTTGGTATCAAGAACATACAAAGCGTTCGCCCTTGCCCGCGTTCACGCCTAATCCCCTAACTTATGACAAAATACATAACCAGGGCTCAACATGAGTATCTCTGCTGGGTATTGCTTCACCATCTCTCGTCTGGATGGCCCATCATCGGCACCTCATGCAATGTGCCGTGCCATCAATACCCTTTTTTCCGCATGCCAAAAATCTATTCCGCCGTGATACCGACCCTTGGCCATGTTAACTCTATGCCATATAAGCCCCCTGTTCCGGAACTCCGACAAAAACATTTGATTACACCGCCACTCCCTACTCGCGGCTTGTGCCAATATCCAGAGGCCGGGGGACTGGCTGAACATGTGGCTTCTCTGGGCTTCCTCTAAAAGCCAGAGGCGTCGCATGGATCGATGCAGGAGTCGCGGCCTGGCGCTCTGCGAACTTGGTGTCTGGGGCTGGGGATACTCGACCTGCTGGCTCGACTTCCTTGccggcagccttctcaatTTCGGGCTCAGTAGCCGGGGCATCTTCCATCTCGACTAGAGGCGCCTCAGAAGCCTCAGCCTTATCGCCCCCTCTCTCGGAGCTAGGTGTCGGGAGCTTGTTGCTAACTTGCGGGTTTGGCGCCAGGACGCTTCGCAGCTTTGGTGGCGTGACTGAGAGCTTCACGACCAGGCTGCGGGCTGAATCATCCAGATCATCGTCAACCATagcctcgtcttcatcaaactcgtcttcgtcctccgACTCCTCAGGCACGTGCTCGTCgacgtcttcctcgtcgtctccaAACTCAGCTTCACTCTCATTCTCAGAGTCATCCGCGGTGTTGCGCCGAGAGCCGTTGCTGGTTCCTGCCCAGCCACTGGTCCCATGGTTGACTGCTGCTGACCGTCGAGGTCGTCCTGTTGGGCCCACCGAGCTCTCCTTGTCGACTTCCGATGTGTCTCCTTGTACACTACCAGGAGCACTGCTCCCTGTCGCAGGATTCAGTCGGGTTGGCGCCCTGATCTGTCGGCCACTCGAGGTAGTCACCGGTCCAGTTTCGACTGGAGTATGAGTGCCTGTGTTGCGGGCAGAACGCCGAGTAGTCGAGTCGCTGAAGATATCCTCATCGTCTGAATATGTgtacttcatcttcttgccTCGAGTGCGACCCTCGTAGAGTGAGAAGCCGGGCTCAGGTCGCTTGAACTGTTCCTTTCGCATCTGGCGGTATTCGCGACGCTTGCGTTTCTGTCAAGTGTCAGTAGGGGGAAGCGCGAAGCATGCCTGCTTGGCATTTGGACGGGTATATACTAACCTCTTCACCAGCTTCGAATCGAGGCACCGCAGAGATCATCTTTTGGGCCAACTTCTTGGCTTTCGGGCCGccgtccttggtctcgagcttctcggcgagggccttgagctcATCAATTGTGCCCGCCACGCTCCACCACGTGCGCTTCTTTCCAGCAgggttgctttctcggtagATGCGAAAGGCCGTGTCGTCTTGTCCCTCAATTAGGAAATAGCGACGCTTGTCGCCATCGGATCCccatggctggaccgatCTCGGTTGGTTCGCATCATCTTCGTGGCGGTTCTGCTTGTAGGATTGATTGATGAGCCCCTTGACAGTCTCGGACGACGACAGACTCCAAAGGATCAGAGTGCGTAGCAATGTGAGCTGGAATATGGTCAGCAGTGGTCGCGCGATCAAGTAGAAATTGAGGTAACACACCCTCTGCGTGGGGTTCATCGACGTAAAGGTTGCGCCGCCAGACAAGGGGTTCTTGTCCTCCCAAGCGGGCGCCCATTGGTTCTTGTGGGTGCTAATGGCATCCTCCAGGGCGCGGCCATAGTGACCTGGCCTAGAAAATCGCTTGTCAGCATGCTATTTTGTCGTGGCGAAAGGGGCGGCCGTACTTGACATCCTGCTTGCGATTCAAGAGTAACCCCAGCAACGCGCAAAGAAAGTGTTCGACTCGGTCGCCGGGAATGGCTTCGACAACATCGCGCTCGAGCTCCTGGGGGCCAAAGTGGGCAAGGGATTTGGGAAATGCGTCGTGGAAGCGACTTCTGAACATTACAATGAACTGCAGCTGTTAGCGAGAGCCCTTGACGTCAAGTACGCGACCAGGTCGCGTCGCAAAGGTGGCAACACGCGCCAAACCATTGCCTTTTGAAAAATGAATAAAAATCGAGATGCGGGCACATACAGCAATGTCGGGATTGTCTGCCAGGACATATTCGTGAGGCGGCGAGGGTGATCGTTTgcgcggcggcggcgtggGCTCTTTGGGTGGCTGCTCCGCAACCGTGGAGAAGTATTTCTGGatgcccttcttgggcttgggcttgggcgcCTCCAAATCAGCAGGAGCATCCAGCTCGATGTCGGATGGCGCAGGCGACAGcgaagacaaggacgagaGGTCCGAGGAATCGTCGTCGGCCGACATTTTGCGGGCGGCTGctcgatgttgttgttgtgagGATGAatcgaggttgagatgggagatggggatggagatgTGGGGGGGAAGAAGCAGCCCAGGAGGAACGACGTAACTTGGGCTCTCACGCGGAACAAGCACACACTAGCCTCAGGTTGCGAACGAGCCGCAAGCCTTATCAAATCTGATAGGTCGACCAAACCAAGTTAA
Protein-coding sequences here:
- a CDS encoding WHIM1 domain-containing protein — encoded protein: MSADDDSSDLSSLSSLSPAPSDIELDAPADLEAPKPKPKKGIQKYFSTVAEQPPKEPTPPPRKRSPSPPHEYVLADNPDIAFIVMFRSRFHDAFPKSLAHFGPQELERDVVEAIPGDRVEHFLCALLGLLLNRKQDVKPGHYGRALEDAISTHKNQWAPAWEDKNPLSGGATFTSMNPTQRLTLLRTLILWSLSSSETVKGLINQSYKQNRHEDDANQPRSVQPWGSDGDKRRYFLIEGQDDTAFRIYRESNPAGKKRTWWSVAGTIDELKALAEKLETKDGGPKAKKLAQKMISAVPRFEAGEEKRKRREYRQMRKEQFKRPEPGFSLYEGRTRGKKMKYTYSDDEDIFSDSTTRRSARNTGTHTPVETGPVTTSSGRQIRAPTRLNPATGSSAPGSVQGDTSEVDKESSVGPTGRPRRSAAVNHGTSGWAGTSNGSRRNTADDSENESEAEFGDDEEDVDEHVPEESEDEDEFDEDEAMVDDDLDDSARSLVVKLSVTPPKLRSVLAPNPQVSNKLPTPSSERGGDKAEASEAPLVEMEDAPATEPEIEKAAGKEVEPAGRVSPAPDTKFAERQAATPASIHATPLAFRGSPEKPHVQPVPRPLDIGTSRE